The stretch of DNA CATAGGTCGAGCAATCGGTATCATGATCGGTACCTACAATACAAACATTTTGATAAATTAACATTGTCTTTTAATGCCGCTGCAATTTCAACTGTTTACATCTAAAACGCGCTTACCTCGCAGAGTCGTCGTCTACTCACAATTCTATTTCCATGGAACAGTATGCAATCGTTCGGTTGAATTGTACTTACACGTTTCCcctaaaaataaaacattttaagaaTAATCAAATTAACGATTCAAAGGAGAAGAGAGTATCAAAATATCAACCGTATCATAGAATGTACATCTTTTCCCGTTGCTATTCGACGTCTTACTTTCAAAGTACTCCCTCACAAAATTGTTATTACTATCGGTAAGTTTAATTTCGATATGGTTTTTGTAGACCTTCTGATGTCTAAATCTTGGCAATTTATTGGGTATGATTTTTccaatcaattttttaacattgTTTTTTATGCTGTTTATAAGCCGATGTTTATGAACTTTCTTTTCTCGCACGTTTCTCGTGTCGCGTAGCATCTCTGAAACACTGACTTCCTCTTTCGAAACGGCAGTTTCTCCCTCTGAACAGACTTCAACCAATTTTTCTGTCACGTTCAAATGGATTCTTTCCACATTTGTCTCCGTCGCGTTGCTGTTAGGCGACTTACTTATTTCTGCGAAATTCTCGATCGGCGTTTCCTTTGTATCAACATTTTCATTATCGAGAACATTATCGTTCCAGAAGCCTGGACTAGAAATAAATACATCATCGTCTTTGGAACTACTCGACTGTTTAGATTCTTTTTCTGTCACGTTCAAATGGGTTCTTTCCACATCTGTCTCCGTCGCGTTGCTGTTAGGCGACCTACTTATTTCTACGAAATTTTCGATCGGCGTTTCCTTTGTATCAACATTTTCATTATCGTTCCAGAAGCCTGGACTAGAAATAAATACATCATCGTCTTCGGAACTACTCGACTGTTTAGATTCTTTTCCAGGAACGATTTCGTTCGTTGCGTCGTATTCGATCGGCTTGTCGGGAATTCTGTTCCGTCCTGCAAAAGTGTTTTTAGTCAGAGAAAGAGAATTCTAAAAAAGATGTCCAACGCTTACTGTGTCTGATCCAAAACCGTTGTATTTTATTTGCGCAATCCACAAGGTGTTTCCTCCTATTAGCTTCCAGTTTAAAAAACGCAGGCTCCGTTAAAAAGATCAATTGTCTTCCATAGTGGACCGACGTGTGCCATCTCTGTTCAGGTTCAACCGCCTCCAGAATCATTTTGCATTTGCCGACATCGACAACGTCTATCAACAAACAAACGTTCTCTGTACAGATTCGAAAGAAACGAACAAATGCGTGCAAGTTTACCTTCCGGTTGTTTAGAGTAGCGTCGATAGAATTCTTTATAGTGTAACCGTATTGGATATTTACACTTGGCGAGAGACAAAGCGTCGAAAATACCAGTGCACGCTAACTGTTTTCGAAAGTCTTGTTTGTCCCACTCACGATTGTTCAGTCGACTGGAAACTTATCTTAATGAATAAACGGTTCGAGGCTGTTCGCCATTCCACAGGTGTATAAATTACCTCGGTTTAATGCATCTCACATAATGTAAATCACACTTGCTCAACTCCTTCAGAAGTGTATCTATGCTATACTTCAATTTCGCCAGCATTGTCTTCTTCCTGGTGGATGAACTGACAAACTGCAGGCCTGGGTCCTTTTCAATCTTAAATAACGATCGAAGAAATGCGTTTTCACTTGTACGGAAAATCATGGATATCTCGTTTGGCACCTGTAGCACACGATCGTTAATAAATCTTCGTCCGAAAATTATGTTAACACTCGAACAGAAAATAAACAGAATAACAGATTTGTCCATTGAAATGTTCACATCATTTCGACATACTCTGTGCACAACGAATACCTTGTCGGTGTTTTTGGATAACAAATCTTCTATGGAATATGCAACAGGACAGGAGTAATGTTGCACAACGAAATTGTCTTCCCTCACGCCTAGAAATTTGTTTTGAACGCCGCGCAACTTTTTATAGACGAGCTGTGTAATTTCGGATACGCTTGTCGCTATAGGCGATTGAGAAGCCTGCAAATCAAGAATGAATCACACTAGAATTCGTAGATTTGCATTGCGCAAAATTAAGCGCAAGATTCGTTACGCACGTCGTTCAAGGTCAGGAATAGAGCTTCCTCGAGGACGGTCAACCGTTCTTTGTATATGTCGATAGTGTCCGAAGGTTCGTTGCTATCAACGAATCCTTCCTCCTGCAAATGCTTTCGGCTATTCTCTAAATACGTTCCCATGAAGTATTGTTGCATCTTTTCGTTGGCGTAATTCACGCAAAGCTGTTCCATGCCATTCTTGTTGAACGACTCGAAGCCGAATATGTCCAATATCCCTGAATATCAAATCCAAAATGAAAACGTGTAAGACCCGGCGTGGTGTAGCATTGTATAATACTTTTTCGACGTACCGAGCCACTGCGAGTATTCGCGTTTCACGGACAATGCGTCGTTCGCGCGACACAAGACCCAATAAAAAAGCAGATCGTACAAGTGTCTGATAATGCTGTACAGCCTGGTGCGACACGCGTCGACGGTTACAAGGCAGCGATGATACGTGGTGTGTTTCCTCCAGGTACTCTTCGGATCGATGAGAATGGTAGTGAGTAACTCTGTCACGACGTCCTCGGTTAAGCAACTCAACTTGCAAGTACTTTCCAGAGCTTCTCTCGACTCTGAAAACGAAACATCGCGGGCCTCTTCGGTTATGGCAGTTCAATTCTAATTCCGCAGGGTCGCTCACGCACCTTTGTCGTCGAGATCGATCGTGCAAGCTTCGCCAATCTTTTTGAACGTGATGTTTCCCATGTGGATCAGCAGAGCAAGAGTTTCAAGAATATGTTTCTTCTGATCGTCGCCGAACCTCAGAACGTCCATGGCTTTTAAAGTGTCTTGAAACCCTTCTTGGAAGTACGTTTTCTTGCTGTAATCCACGATGTTCAATATATCGTAGTTTCGGTACTTGGATAAATGAAGCTTTTGCAGGTCAACGTTCGACAGCCCGAATATCATCTGTAAACGCGTGTGTGTCGGTTACATACGTCATACATTGTTTACATAGATTGTACGGGCGAGTGCAGAATTGAGAAAACCGGAGGTCGAACCTggtaaaatatatgaaaattacTCGAGCCCCTTGTCACCCTACTCCTCTCCATAAGGAACGAATTGATGGTCGCTCCAGAAATGGCACCAGCTTCGTAATGGAATCGTATAAGCTGTCCATGCCTCGAACTGACTTCGTTCCTCTCGGTGGACGCGGTCGTGAAAGCGGACACGAAACGACAGGCGTCCGTAATTCTTAACATAATATTCGGCGTGCGATCCCCGTCGCGCGTCGAATGTTTGTTCATTCTGCTGAAGAATTCTAAACACTTTACAGCGTTGAACGTCTTTCCCGTTTCGGTCTCTCCGCTTATAACGATCACCTTGCAAAGACAAAACGTCGTACAGTGAAATCTGTTTTGCGGGTTTCAAATGATTCGAATGATCGCGTTACCTGACAATTTCTGCCGAGCTGCTGAGTGAGATTGTAATGGGCCTTGGCCGCCACAGTGAATATATGAGGATTCGATTCGTACATCTTTTCGGACATATCGACGTGCTTGTCGAACTCGGAGAAGTTGTACAATTGCGAGGTCGACACTTCATTGTTCGGATTCAACGCTAGCAGGAGAGGACCGACCCAGGTGTAAATTTGACCGTGTTGCAGCCGCTCCAAAAGAAAATCTATAACTGAGCGAAAACCGTTGTTCGCTGAAAGATCTTTGAAACGACACGCAACAAACACGCAACATTTCTATACGCACTGGTGTCCTCGGGCAAGGCGCTCAAGTCGTTAAGTAAATCCCATCCGATCGGCGAAACCGGCTACTAAAATCCACACAAGTTACCCAACGAAAATCGACAATGCAAACGTACTCGAAATCGATAGCAAACCTTTCTCGTCGCAGCCATGGTTCGTCACGCTTCGCAACTGTCGCTCGAAGTAAACGAATAACATATTCtcggaaataaatatttacatggCCAAGGTCGCGGAAGACGCGGCATACACGTTCGCCcgaatttttcgaaacgagCATGCAGCAAAAACGAACGTTACCGTTGACGCGCGTATTTACAAGAAAACAACCGAGTCGCCTGAAGTGTGTACCGCCTCTCTGAACAAACGAACATTAATATGAACCCCTTTATtcaaatacattaaaaaattatgttataaaTGGATTTCTTCTTTGCACAGGAGAAATGCAACGTTCAAATGCAGTATCTCCgtttgaaaaattcatcgtCGTAGAAAGGGTAAGCTTCGCGATCGGATCGTTAAGGACACTTTTCTTGCATCGTCTCGAGGAACTTCCGGTTGTCGACGATGAGCTTCTCCAACCGTTCCTTCGTAGCGGACGTTTGCTTCTGCGCGAGCTTGCGTT from Halictus rubicundus isolate RS-2024b chromosome 8, iyHalRubi1_principal, whole genome shotgun sequence encodes:
- the LOC143356150 gene encoding unconventional myosin-XIX, with the protein product MAATRKPVSPIGWDLLNDLSALPEDTIIDFLLERLQHGQIYTWVGPLLLALNPNNEVSTSQLYNFSEFDKHVDMSEKMYESNPHIFTVAAKAHYNLTQQLGRNCQVIVISGETETGKTFNAVKCLEFFSRMNKHSTRDGDRTPNIMLRITDACRFVSAFTTASTERNEVSSRHGQLIRFHYEAGAISGATINSFLMERSRVTRGSSNFHIFYQMIFGLSNVDLQKLHLSKYRNYDILNIVDYSKKTYFQEGFQDTLKAMDVLRFGDDQKKHILETLALLIHMGNITFKKIGEACTIDLDDKESREALESTCKLSCLTEDVVTELLTTILIDPKSTWRKHTTYHRCLVTVDACRTRLYSIIRHLYDLLFYWVLCRANDALSVKREYSQWLGILDIFGFESFNKNGMEQLCVNYANEKMQQYFMGTYLENSRKHLQEEGFVDSNEPSDTIDIYKERLTVLEEALFLTLNDASQSPIATSVSEITQLVYKKLRGVQNKFLGVREDNFVVQHYSCPVAYSIEDLLSKNTDKVPNEISMIFRTSENAFLRSLFKIEKDPGLQFVSSSTRKKTMLAKLKYSIDTLLKELSKCDLHYVRCIKPSRLNNREWDKQDFRKQLACTGIFDALSLAKCKYPIRLHYKEFYRRYSKQPEDVVDVGKCKMILEAVEPEQRWHTSVHYGRQLIFLTEPAFFKLEANRRKHLVDCANKIQRFWIRHRRNRIPDKPIEYDATNEIVPGKESKQSSSSEDDDVFISSPGFWNDNENVDTKETPIENFVEISRSPNSNATETDVERTHLNVTEKESKQSSSSKDDDVFISSPGFWNDNVLDNENVDTKETPIENFAEISKSPNSNATETNVERIHLNVTEKLVEVCSEGETAVSKEEVSVSEMLRDTRNVREKKVHKHRLINSIKNNVKKLIGKIIPNKLPRFRHQKVYKNHIEIKLTDSNNNFVREYFESKTSNSNGKRCTFYDTGKRVSTIQPNDCILFHGNRIVSRRRLCEVPIMIPIARPMQSSNLYSVHILPCTELPRGLQDCL